A stretch of DNA from Schistocerca americana isolate TAMUIC-IGC-003095 chromosome 3, iqSchAmer2.1, whole genome shotgun sequence:
ttcgcgcgactcccccgtcggtggttcgagtcatccctcgggcatgggtgtgtgtgttgtcctgagcgtaagttagtttaagttagaataagtattgcgtaagcctagggatcgatgacctcagcagtttggtcccatagtccttaccacaaatttccaaatttcactaaCAATAAATGAGTTTTTCCACAGTCTGGTAGAGATGGCAATTGTCACCAGCTGCCTGTTCAGCCTACTGACCATCAGTGGTAACGCGTTCGAGGCTTTCCTACAGTTTCGTTCTTGGCAGTTACAGCTCGCTCAAagaaagataaaaaagaaaaactagACGAAAATTTGTTGTTATCCAGTGAAATTTGGCCTAACTTTCACCACATTCTTCGCACTGGGAGACGGGAGCTGGAGCACACGGCGAGCGCGATGCTGCAATCGTAACAGACTTTCTCATTGCTGAAATGTTGATTAAGGCTGAAGGCTTGTGACGTGAAAATAAGAGCAGTTGTAGCTTAAACACTAAACGACCATTTTAGATTCTGAAAACTAATACAGTACTTGACTTACAACCTACATGTGAATTATTCTGAGTATTATCGTTGTTTAAGGGAACTCAGATGGATTTAGACACAATTTTAGAGCCATACCAGGAAATCGACGGTCGACAACAGAATTGCCAACATTTCCCATCACGTTGCCATGTCTCAGCTGCACTAACAGCAGGAAGGATACATTTCTACAGTCGACATGTTTCGTGAGTGTATGCAAACGTCTAGCAGCGCAACTTGAAAGATCTCATGCATAAGATTCTCGCTCCGACGTTAATGGCAGTTGACAAATCAATGGTAAATGGCTGTTTTACCGTACAATATAATGCTATGGAAAGTACGTTCTATAGGCAGTAATAAAAACAGATTACTTTCATTTATGAACGTGCAGCATATAGCAATATACGCAGTGAGACGCGCTTAGCTCTACTGACTTACATCGCCATATCCAGCTCGAACATTGTGCGCGGTGACAGCGAAGACTGGTATGGAGGAAAAGCGCTTCTAATTAAACATGAGAtcctaaataaaatttttaaatcagGCATGCAGAATTTCAATACGCAGGTGTCTCCATTCTCTCAGATACTGGAAACTTTGACATAATTTCTGTATTCAGGGCACCACATAATGATATAACTAAAGTCCATCTGGGTACTCTCGTAAGTTCCGGTACTAACTCAAAATTAATAACGCAGGACTTCAATGCACATCATCTTGCGTCGGACTAACGTCGAGAAGACAGATTTGGCAGATTAATCGCAGAGATCACTGATGAAAGTAACTCGATGATACTCAACAACGGGAGACCAACACTAAATAATAGTCCAAAGCAAGGGAGTAGTGCAGCCGAACTGTGTCTTGTATCTTCATCCATCTTCGAACCATCCTCCGATGTTTAACAGAAAGTCCTGATAGGTTGCTTACATACGAGTATAACGTGTAGGAGGAGTGTCTTTATCACAGTCATATTCAGTACCCTTATCAAACCCTCCACAATTACGATACTGATTACTTCCATGTTTAAGTCTCAAATAGTTCAGGCTTGGTAAGACGGATGGTATGAATGGCTTCACCTGGCGCCTTACTCCATGAATAGAAACGTAGcctgattttttctttctttttccttttttggaggggggggggggaggacttcaCTGTTAGCAAACGTACTGGGATAGGCTTTTTGATGTCCTACTGTAATGGGTCTGGTGCAGCGTTTACTACAGGTACGCTGCACTGGTTATGTCCAAACTTTCTTCTACAGACACAGTAAAGTCCCCATCTTGGGTGATACCTCGTCACGCCGTCATGAAAGACCGAACATAAGCCTGTATGTTATTACTCTGAAAAACTGAACTAAAGCGTTTGCCCCTTAAGCAGGGAAACTTTCTGCTTTTAGTCTACTGTAGTTTTTGATGTatttggttcaactggctctgagcactatgggacttaacatctgaggtcatcagtcccctagaacttagaactacttaaacctaactaaactaaggacatcacacacatccatgcccgaggcaggattcgaacctgcgaccgtagcggtcgcacggctccagactgaagcgcctagaaccgctcggccactccggccgccccatGGAGACGATTAGTCATTAATTTTGCAGAGAGGAGTTTAGATTTTACGTCTTCCGCACACATGAAGTAAACAAGGAAACCGAACTGTTGTCGCTAGCATAGTACTGCTGTTTCACGTCTGCCAAGGCGTGAGGCGAACTTAGCCTTAGAAGACGTGTTGGCAAACTCCCAGTGATACGTCAGGCAAATCGCTATACCAGCTTAACATGACTGGCGGTGATAGATGACGACTACGCAGCAGAACCGGTCGTCCCTCAAGTACGCCTTACACGCCAcacataattacaagaaaactgcctgTGTTCCTATAACTTCGACAGTACGGCCAACCTTGTAGTGTTCCAGCCCACTTCTGCGTTAGGATGGCGCGCAACACGTTTCCAGCGGCAATATATTGGTCAATACTGCCTCTTCTACGGAATGTCTCCAGGGCTCTGAGCTTCTACTTGTGAAGCACGTGAGATGTGTCGTACACGCAGAGGCCGTCCGAGACGTGCAGGCACTGAAATCACACATTAATGCTGGCTCTTAACCATTCGTCCTGCTCTAGGCTGACATGCGCCGTGTTGCCCACAGAAGTGTACTGCACATTGTAACATCGTCTCTACCTTGGGACGCGTGTATTTGTGAACTTGTATTCGATACCTTCCCTTTGTTCCTCATAGCTACGGCAATCTTCTCTGTGGTTTGGATCCACTGCTCGaacagatatattttatttttaactgggGCAGCCATAGTTATAACAGTTATGCGTGACTGACTGACAGTTCACACCgtacaacaaatttaaaaaaaaatgagagtTAAAACTTTCAGAATATAACACAATGAAAAGTCGCTCTAGGTGAATTTATTTAAGTCGCTTAGAGATCCATACAATCTGTTCCGCAACTCTTCTGGTGCATATGTCCACAGGAATTTTTTTAGATTAATGCTTTGATAACTTAAGGTATCTAAGATATCTTACAGTACTGAATGCACAGACTTAACCAAGGGAAAAAATGTTCCGCATCTAGTTTTCCATGGTTAAGTATGTTCATTCAGTACTTAAAGATCTCTAAGATAACTTCAATTCCCCATCATCAAGGcatcaattaaaaaaaatttttgtacagatatacaccagaagatgcaacttagaagttgcgaaaccggttgtaTGGGTCTTTAAGCGACAAGTACACATACATCAAACTATTGGACTTTccattcagtttttattttaattgTGCTAACACCTGTTTTTTCAACATCTGTTGCCCTGTGTGAATTGTCAGTCAAACATTGTTCAAAATCACTGTCCGTATGAGCACTGACGATGTCATACTTTCTTAGATTGCACCGTAAGTCAGTGACTACCTATTCTAAACACACTGGATTTCTGGCAGTCGAGATGATTTCAATCCTTGACCACTGTGTCACTAAGTCTGATCCCACCCATCACGTGTTATAAGAGCATCACTACATTGAGTATCACTACATCGCTTGCGAGCTTGGTAGCGGGTTCATTTCACATCTGAGTGCTCGCGTGCTTctctgaacaaaaaaaaatggttcaaatgtctctgagaactatgggacttaacttctgaggtcatgagtcccctagaacttagaactacttaaacctaactaacctaaggacatcacacacatccatgcccgaggcaggattcgcacctgcgaccgtagcggtcgcgcggttccagactgtagcgcctagaacagctcggccacgccggctggcccTTCTCTGAACCTatgtgtcaaataatgtaaataattttacagttttctgaaGGTGCATATCCTTAAGCTAAATTACAATACGCCTTCTGTCGATATCATCactttttacctctcctgtgatcaTTAATACAGTATTTTGTTGTCGTATGCATCTATGTAGCATTACACTGGAACTGTGCTGGTGTTTGCAGGTATAAGTTGACATACCCACAATGACGAACTTCGCAACTCTGTTCGTGCTGTTGACTATGGCAGCCCGAATGGCAAACTCGGCCAGGATTCTGGGCATCATCCCCACGCCCTCCATCAGCCACCAGCTCCCATTCCGACTGGTAGCTCTCGAGCTCGTCAAGAGAGGCCACCAGGTCACACTAATGACTACTGATCCTCTAAGGGTAAGTACCTCGTTGACTAATCGGAAGAAAAGCGTAGCTTAAGAAAACCACAAGATTTAGAGTAGCTTCTTGTTTTTGGCATGGAATTATGACATTTTGCTAGTTACCTCAATTAATGCCATAATATGTTCATCAAAATTTATGTTATTAACAAGACTTTTCCAAATTGGCTTTAGTGCAGGTAGCTTCCTCAGTGTAAATGCTATTACCAATGAATTATGTAAAAAACTGAAAAACACGAATTTTAGTCCCCGCCGACTTGATATGCAACTATGCCCACTGACTGCTACTTCATCTTCCTCGTAGGGCCTTATTGGAAGACTGTGGAGACTTCTCGTAGAACATCACTGCCTTAGCTGTTAgtctcattttattttttatttattttccatgtccCTTCGGACCCAGGAAAGTTGGTCCGAACCTCTCAGTCGTAGTTTACAGAATGGTGATTAGCAAAGTTATAGACAAAAGAAACCGAACAATTTATAAACCCCGAGTAAGAAACGTATTACATATAAAAGTTCTCAACTCCAGTACACAACAGGAGTAGTAGGACACGAGGCAGCCTTTCAACTTAGATTTGGACTTGGGGTCACTTAAGTTTTTCAGATTCACAGGAAACCTACTGAAAATGGAAACTGCTGTATAGTGTACATCTCTCTGTAGAATCCTTACCGAAGAGTTACCAATTGCAAATCGTTCTTCCATTTAGTGCTACAGAATGAATGTTGCGGTTTCTCCTGAATGAGTAATATTTATCAATATGTCAACACTGCCTTTTCAAAATGAGTCCGTTACTTTTCTTTAAAGAAGTTCCACAGCTGGCTTCCCGACTCTGATATGGTCCCACTTACTGTCTTCCCACCGAGGACAAACAGCCGATATTTGCTGGGATCGAAATCAGGCCCTCACATATGTAAGCGAACATCACTTAACATTGTACACGGCCAGggaaaaaaaattggtacacccttttagaggtttccaattcactcgagATTTATTGTCGCAGTAGTGCATATGGAATACGTgatatgattacatttacaaatcaatagcaCTACCGTTTCTGAGGTTTATCGACCCATACTGAAACACCAATACTAGTATGTGGTGTAACTTCCATGGGCGGTAATGCAGGCGCTGACTTCggcatccagtcgattgtacagaAGGAGAATGCTGTTCTGGGATACGTTGTGCCACTCCTGGCCGACCTGTTCaaatagttctgtaagagttgttggtggacgagccgcacgagtcacttctcgtcctatcATACCCCAAGCGTGCTCGATTGCAGAAGATCCGAGGCTGTACTGGCCAGGGAAGTTCTGCACGTCTtgaagagcacgttgggttacacgAACAGTTTGAGGGtaagctttatcctgttggaaccacatatcacgttcctgttgcaagaacggaacgtaccgagcactggttagcgtcTCTTCCAGAAACACAGCGAACGAGAGTCGTAGGTTATCGCACGCCAGGCCATAAGGTCTCGGAATGGGGTCAGTGTGtctcggacgaatgcactctacgagacagtgtcCACCAAATCTACGTCGTACGCGAAAATGATCATCAGTTGCGTGCAGGCACAAACTGCTTTCATCGCTGAGGTCcacggcacgccattccatcttccaagtaacCCTCTGACGGCACCATTCGCGCAGTGcaagtcgatgctgtggcgtgagtataAGAGGGGCTACAGGTGTGCGTGCCCACGGTCCAACAGTTAGTGCTGACACTTTTAGACTGACAAGCCCTGTTACTTGTGCCGTGTTACCTATACGAgctgccactgctgcctttacgatacgacgatcctggctcgcgtctgtgctgcgtggacgtccagaactcgTCTACGGATGTGGAAATGCTCACGTGACCACCGATGCCAACATTGCTGCACGCAGCTTGTGTGGTAATTCTCCGACAGGCCCATCCCGCCACGCAGAGGGCCACAATTTGACCACTTCCAAACTCACTCAGTTGCCTGTAGGAAGCATGAATGCGACCTTGCaacatggttgcctgcttgtttcacaattgcaccacactgagccttatgGCCGTGAGCAATCCCTATTAAAGGCTAGACACTAATGGagttctggtagctatgccactacagtatatgttggcggacgacgttgaaaccgttaTTACTACGTCTACCATCTCCCAGGTGGCATATACCGTCGTCGGATCAAAAACGACGTCGTTTTTCGAggtatactaatttttttccggcagtgtgcatTAAAACCACCTGAAATAAAACTTGCCGTTTAAGGACAATGCTGCTACCTCCTGAGTTACTAAAATATTgagaaggaaattaaagttcaggaagaagaaataaatattttgaggTTTGTTGGTGAGTAATCCTGTCAGAGATAGCAAGTACAGTTGAACactttggacagtgtcttgaaaggaggatataaaatgaacattagcaaaagcaaaagcaaggtaatggaatgtagtctaactaaatcaggCGACGTTGAGgaaattatgttaggaaatgagtCAATAAaggtagtagatgatttttgctatatGATCAGTAAAGTAaccgatgatggccaaagtagagaggacataaaatgtagactggaaatggcaagaaatgtgtttctgaggaagagaggTTCGTTGACGTCTAttgaagtgtgaggaagtcttttctgaaaggatttgtctcAAGTGTAGTCtcctacggaagtgaaacatggacgataagcagtttcaacaagcagagaatagaagcttttgaaattggtgctacagaataatgctgacgattagatgggtagattacgtaactaatgagaaggtactggatataactgggaagaaaagaaatttatagcataGCTTTAATAATAGAAGGAATCGCTTGATACCAAACATTCTGAAACATCGAGATGTAGTCAGTTTAGTGTCGGTGttggtggtaaaaattgtagagggagaccaagattcgAGTACAATAAACGGATTCAAAtatatgtgggttgcagtagttatttggagataaggaagcttgcacaggatggactgaAGAACAGAACCACTTAAGGGGCTATCAACGATCCAGCCTGCCGTGAAAACATTTAGATAACTAACATACATAAACATCCATTTAATTTTATACTTATTTAGCTTAATTTACCTGAGAATAGTTAAATGAACATTTAAATTAGAAGCATTTCTAATTTTGACTCACGGTCTAGGCTCTCAGTGCTAACAGTAACAATCCTTTGTTATAACGACTGTACTTGGCTGAATGATGTTTGTGTGAAGAATCTTGTATTCTATAGGTAAACAGGTAGCTGACCGAATGGGACAGGAATCGGTtgaagtgatgtacatgtacagacaaacaaatgattacaatttcagaacaattggatgatttgttcaagagaaatagcttcgcaatgtaagtcaataatgcattggacCACCTCTGGCCATCAAGCAACCAGTTTTTCGGCTtggagttgtcggatgtcctccttagggataccgtgccaaatttgtCCAATTGGCGCGCTGGATCGTCAAACTCCCGATATGTTTGGAGGGCCATggccataatgcttcaaacgtttcaATTGGCGATAGATCCcatgatcttgctggccaaggcagagttTGCTAAGTACGAAGACATACAGTGGAAACCATCGCAGTGTGCGGCTTTATCTActgaaatgttagcccaggatggcttgccgtaagGAGCAACAAAATCAGGAGTACCATATCCtcgacgtaccactgtggtgtagaggTGCcggggatgacaaccaaaggggtcctgctgggaccctctgccaggcacttaaatgtgatttgcagagtatccacgtagatgtaggaaAGAAAATGACAACCCAGCCCATCACTCTTGTTTGTCGCGGCGTATGGAAGATGAGAGACAGGCTGGTATCCGACCGCGGTCTGGCGCTTCTCCAGACACGCCATCGCCGTTaaacggggctcagttcgaagcgggactcgtcactgaagacaattctactcctttcaatgagattccagaccagaGCAGACGCAGATAGAGTACCTAAATTTTAGTGCTTGTAGGTACTTAGGAAGCTTTTGTTAAAGTTAATCGCTGTACACTCTAagatattctgaaggtagcatggatAAACTATGGGGAGCGAAACATTATCTACTACTTGCTACAGGAATCAGCTTGTAATGTTTAAagttatgaaaggaaagcagtagtcgGGAAGagaggtgagacagggttgtaatctattcctgatgttattcaatctgtacattcatcAGGCTGATaaagaaaccaagaagaaatttctaAACGGGATTAAGGTTTAGTGACAGGGAATAAGAACTTTTAGCTTCGTTGATGACGctgtaattggttggttggttggttggtttggggaaggagaccagacagcgtggtcatcggtctcgtcggattagggaaggattgggaaggaagtcggccgtgccctttcagaggaaccatcccggcatttgcctggagtgatttagggaaatcacggaaaacctaaatcaggatggccggacgcgggattgaaccgtcgtcctcccgaatgcgagtccactgtctaaccactgcgccaccacgctcggtgacgctgtaattccatcagagacagcgaaggacttggaaggtcAGTTTAATGgcatggatattgtcttgaaaacaTTATAACGCACACATCAATGAAAGAAAAATAGGGATCGTCAAATGCactctaattaaatcagatgatggtgaAGGAGTAAGAAAAGATAATGAAACACTGAATGTAATAGTCCAGTTTTGCTACgtgaggagaaaaataactgactgAGGGAGCAATAACGAGGATGTCAAATTCATACTTCAACTAGGGAAAAAAAATTTTCTAATTAAGATAAATGTTAatatcgaatgtaaatttaagtgaatGTTCTGGTAGTAATTGCTTGGACTGTAGCCTATTGCGTAAGTGAAAAGTGGAAAATAAGCACTCtgatagaatgctgaagattagatgcgtagatcggataactaagtaagagttactgaatatagtCGAGGAGAAAAGAAATTGACGGTACAACACAGGAAACAGCATGCGATGTCAAGAAATTGGTAAATTTGTAGTGGAGAGAAATGTTGGGGTAAAAACTGAAGCAGGAGACCAAAACATCGATACTGTaaataggtcaaaaggatatagaCTGCAATAGTTTAAGAGACTTCCTCAGGTTAGAGTTGAGGAAATAGTTGTACCAAATCAATTTCTAGACCAAAGATCACGTCACACTCAgtgattttgaaatgttgtctttGTAATGTTACGTATATACTTCCCACATGTATTTTAAACCAAATATAAGTATAAACAATGAGACACATTCCCAGTTTATGTCTTTCTGATTTGTCTTCTTTTTTCTGTCTTTTGTCCGTAGGAAAGTATCCAGAATTATACAGAAGTAGACTTGTCAAAGTCATACGATTACGTGAGGTCAgaatttgactttgtgtcaatGTCAGACTTAAGTCCAATCGAAGTGATAGACCTATGGGCTCCTATGACGGAAAAAGTGTGTGAAATGCAACTGGAGTTCCCGCAGGTGCAGCATTTCATTCGGTAAGTATGAGATTCCCACGGCATTTAATGTATGCCATTTTATAATACCACTACAGAAGTAGATTTCGAAAGACTGTCAACATCTTAATTTTGTTTTGCAGGTCCCAGCCGTCTTTCGACGTTGTTATCCTGGAGAGCTTAATGTTCCAATGTTACTATGGTCTGATTCACCAGATGGGATCCCCGCCAATGATAGGCTTTGTATCTGTGGGCGCGCCCGCTCCTGTACTCTCCTCTTTTGGGAATCCCAACAACCCTGCCTATTCCCCTGATTTCATGGTGGGCTACACCGACCACATGTCCTTCTGGGAAAGAGTGTATAGCACCTACGTAACAGCACACTTTCAATACATATGGAACTCCAGAGTGGTTCCAATGCAAGAGAAGATTCAAACGAAATATTTTGGTCCTGGTCACCCACCAGTGTACGAAATTGAAAGGAATTTCAGCCTCCTCATCGTAAATAATCATTTCAGTATGAACTATCCTCGACCGTTGCTGCCTAATATCATTGAGCTGACGGGGCTGCATCTAGAGAAACAGCGGAAGCCACTTCCTCTGGTAAGTAGTCCACCCCATGTCCTTTAAACCATTAAAGGCAGTTATTTTACGTTTTATAATATTAAGGTGCAAGATTTCACCACAGAGCAACATTCCAGCGCTTATTTGTTCAACTTACACCGACGAAGTCTGTTCAGGATGATTACAGATTAAACACTCTCtacgaatttaaaaaaattgattgttATGATGAGTGAAATGAGGTTTCTTTGCGATTTTTTGATTCACAGATCTCTGAAATTAAGTATAAAGTCATTAACTACCTCTCATCTTAGATGATATTTATGGTATGCATCTTACAAGAAAACATGATAATAGGTAAAGAAACATCCAATTCCTTAACAGCATTCCTTTTCGGTCTGACACCCTTTTCATGATTCAGCAAGCATCACTCGATGTCTCATCAGTCCACTTCCTTCTGTATCTTTCTTCCATCAGCGAGAAATCCTGGTGATGGCTGGTGTCTCTTACGCCTTTGACTGCTCTTTGAACATGTTAATATGCGCTGCTGCTTCTGTCCCTGGGTGCTCTGGACGCGCTTACGCGCGCCTTTGATCCTTCTATCAGGTGCTCTAGACGTGTATATGTGCACCCTCTTGTCGCCTTCTTTGTGCTCCCGACATGTTAAATCTGTCAACGGCTTGGGTCTTTGTGTGCTCTGGACACGTTAACGCGCGAAGCACTTAGCGGCCAGGTAGCCGCACATCCGCATTGGCCACTCAGCAACCTCCCACCGTTCGCCCTGTGTGCGTCGGCTGCTCTTCTCTTATTTGTGTCGCtcctttcatcttcctttttgaCTGAGAAAATGGAACCCCGTTGTGGTTCTACAGAGAAATAAATCATGAAGACGGTGACAGGTAATTACATCTGGTACCTGGCATCACAGGGTAAAAGAAATTGAAGCAGACTATCACACACCTCCAAATAAAAACCAATGCCATAGTGTCGCTAGGGAGACTAGCTGGCAAGTTGATATCATTACATGCAGCAATAATGCATTCTAAAGGTTATGAATGAAGGAAAGATCTCGGTGGAAActataataattaaaacatttagTTACTTAGTTGTTACATCTTGTGACATAACAACAAGCAGATGTCGGTTAAAGCTGAATATTCCACTTAGAATATCGTAAATATTAATTTCTCCAATGCCACAGTATACTATTTTGACTAGATATTAAAATCTGTTACAGAACTATATCTTTCCATcgaaaaaattataattacatctATGTCTTGACAGATAAAAATGTTTCAATTATTACGGCAATATAAGCACCTCTTCGCATGCTATCATTTGCATAAATGcgaaagaatgaaattttttcgccaaacagttttcttaaaatcaaATGATATGTATTTCACAGCGCTCAGCATATCCACTGAAGTACGTTGCCGACAATTCGTGCTAACTGTTCTGTAGATATAATAACCAATATCTTGAGAACGTTGGCacatatcgttctgctctcagatTTAAATACGATTTCGATATTCACTGAAGTCAATGACGTAAAACGAACCATAAGCAAAGTCTACACAATGTGCTTTCACCTCTGCAAAAATCTTAAAAAATCGTGCAATGCCTTACTTCCTTGAAGGGAGCACAGTAACTAAGACGATGAATCCAGTTCTTTATCCATATAAGATATACTGTAAGACGTGAAAAGATCATTTTTGTTTCTCCAAATGGTTTTCTTAAAATCAGATGATA
This window harbors:
- the LOC124607279 gene encoding UDP-glycosyltransferase UGT5-like, translated to MTNFATLFVLLTMAARMANSARILGIIPTPSISHQLPFRLVALELVKRGHQVTLMTTDPLRESIQNYTEVDLSKSYDYVRSEFDFVSMSDLSPIEVIDLWAPMTEKVCEMQLEFPQVQHFIRSQPSFDVVILESLMFQCYYGLIHQMGSPPMIGFVSVGAPAPVLSSFGNPNNPAYSPDFMVGYTDHMSFWERVYSTYVTAHFQYIWNSRVVPMQEKIQTKYFGPGHPPVYEIERNFSLLIVNNHFSMNYPRPLLPNIIELTGLHLEKQRKPLPLAVQSFLDGAENGVIYFSLGSNVRSSTMPEHKRRAFIEAFAQLPQRVLWKWEVDSLPGQPENVMIAKWLPQQDVLAHPNIRLFITQGGLQSMNEASYFAVPLIGIPFMGDQQHNVAKMVQAGIGYRLLFKDVTTDSVLKAIHTVLGNESYQENMKRFSAIFREHQERSLDTAVWWIEYVIRHNGAPHLRSAALDLTWWQLLLLDVIAFVVAAASIVVYLIYKAACYCRNSARGFLKQKTL